A window of the Lactuca sativa cultivar Salinas chromosome 5, Lsat_Salinas_v11, whole genome shotgun sequence genome harbors these coding sequences:
- the LOC111912437 gene encoding bZIP transcription factor 11, whose amino-acid sequence MASSSGTTTSSGGSYPIQNSGSEEDLQQLMDQRRKKRMISNRESARRSRKRKQKHLDDLTSQLNQLRKENNQIISSVSITTQHYISVEAENSVLRAQVAELSHRLQSLNEMIAFMYQPVDTGCGFEDEQYGGGGGTEFVDEFMNNSLSYLYANQPIMASADMIQY is encoded by the coding sequence ATGGCTTCCTCTAGTGGTACGACAACATCATCAGGTGGTTCATACCCAATTCAGAACTCGGGGTCTGAAGAAGATCTTCAGCAATTGATGGATCAGAGGAGGAAGAAGAGAATGATTTCGAATCGTGAATCTGCAAGGAGATCTAGAAAGAGGAAGCAAAAGCATCTGGATGATCTCACGAGTCAGCTGAATCAACTCAGGAAAGAGAACAACCAGATCATATCAAGCGTCAGTATCACCACCCAGCATTACATAAGCGTGGAGGCGGAGAACTCTGTTCTGAGAGCTCAGGTGGCGGAGCTCAGCCACCGGCTACAGTCTCTGAACGAGATGATCGCTTTTATGTACCAACCTGTCGACACCGGTTGTGGGTTTGAGGACGAGCAATACGGCGGCGGAGGTGGCACTGAGTTTGTCGACGAGTTCATGAATAACTCACTGAGTTACCTTTATGCAAACCAGCCTATTATGGCTTCAGCAGACATGATTCAGTACTGA